Within the Ensifer canadensis genome, the region ACAGCGTCGGCCGCTTCGGTCGCGACCGGCGTGTCGCCTTGATAGACGAAGGACTGGATGTAGTAGGCGATCGTTCCCTTCCAAACGTTCCGGCCGTCTATCTGCTGGCAGGGCACGGCCGTTTCGAAGTCGGCTTGCAGGTCGTCGACCGTGGCAGCGCTGAGGGCGATGTTAGGCGATGCGATAATCGAGGCGATAAGCAAGGCTGCAAGCACGGTGAACGTCCACTAGATCAGAGGTGGCGGCGATGGTTTGGTTAACGATGTGAACCGTGCTTTCGTTCCGAAGTCCAGCAAGCATGCCGGGCACTGTGCCGTGTTCAACAGTTCTTTGCGAAAGGCGAGCACTGGTGCTCAAGCTGTGGCAATGAAGGCACAAAGATTGGCGTGAGGTGCGTTGGCGTTTTCGATTTTCCGGCGCCCGCCTCAAAGCGTGGCGCTGGCAGCTGATCAACAATACCCGCCGCAAATGCTTCCGATGATGTTGGACGCCGTAATGGAGTGCGAGTGGCCAGCGGCATCCGCCTGTAGCGATCTTCGCATCTCCAGCCAAATACATACGACGTTCAAACGCGCTACGAAACCGGCATCTGACCGCGGGTGCTCGACCAGTCGCGCCGGGATGTCGCGGAGACGTTGCGCACCCCAGTTCGACTGGCCACTGACGGATATCTCTCTCGTGTCGTTAGTTCGAGAGGTTAAAGCCGACCGTCTTACTTCTTGTCTTTCTTGCCCAGGGAGAAACTGCTGCCGGCCAGCTTCACCTGTGAGCCTTCCGTCACAACGGCGGCTTTGACAGTCTTGTCCTTCTTTGGCTTTCTAACCTCGCGGTTACTTCGCACTTGACCTTTTGCCATGATCGTCTCCAATGAAAGAACACAAGGGGCGAAACGCCTTCGATTGGCGGCTTTTCCTTGGGTTCGGTTGGTTATTGATCGGCATTTTCGCCGATCGGCTAAATCTCTTCCTTCCGCGCGACAGGCATCTGCCGTTCGGTTCTTGAACCAGTCTCCAATGCGTGACCCTGATGCCGTGCTGGCTTCGGTCACAGAGTGGCGTTCGGCTCCCGGCTTCCCATTCTCCTTGAGGAGCGCAGCCCAGTCCTGCCGGGCTCGCTAGACGACAATCAGGACAGCCGGGATATCGTCGACGCGCCTTCCGTGGTGCTGGTGCCGCGCGGCTCGTAAGCGCGCTGGTCACGCAGGATCTGGAAGGCGATCGTCAAAAGCTTGCGCGCGATCGCCACACGCGCCTTGTTGGTTCCTCTGATCTTCAGATGCTCGTACTGGTCATGAAGTTGCGCATCGCTGGCGATGGCGGGGGTGACGGCTTCGACGAAAGCCCAGCGCAGCCACTTGTTGCCCTGCTTGATGATCTTGCCGTGAAAGGTCTTGCCGCCGGAGGAATAGGTCGAGGGCACCAGTCCGGCATAGGCGGCGAGCTTCTTCGGATTGCGAAAGCGGGATACATCGTCAATCTCCGCGTCGATCAGCCGGGCGAAGAACTCGCCGATGCCGGGGATCGTCTTCAACAGCTTGACGTTGGCATTGGCCTTGGTCATCGCCCGGATCGTTGCTTCCGACTGCTTGATCCGCACGTCAATGTCGCCGATGAAGGCGAGGCCACGGTCGATCTGGATGCGGTCGATCTCCGAGACGTTGACTTGCGCCAGCTGGACGCGGCCGGCCTTGCCAAACAGATCCCCGAGCTTCTTCAGCTGTGCCGTCTGCTCCGGATAGCGATCAAACACCGTGACAATGCGGTTCTTCGTCATCGTGCGCAGCCGCACGTAAAACATCCGCTCGCGCAGGGCGACGCGCAGGTCTCTTGCTCGTTCGCTGGGCGCCCAGGCCTCCGGCACCAGGTCGGCCCTGAGCAGATGCGCGAGCACCGTCGCATCGATCTTGTCGGTCTTGATCTTGGCGTCGGCAATCGCCTTGACCTTCAAAGGATGGGCGAGAACGACATCATCGCAAATGTCGTCGAGCCAGTCGTACATCACCATCCAGTTGCGCGTCGCCTCGACCACGGCATGCGAGTTCTCGCGGTAGCGTTCGAGAAACCCACCGAGCGACTGGCGATCGTTCTTCACCCGGCCCGATCTGAGCGTCTTGCCGCTGCTGTCCTGCACCACCAGATGACTATAGGATTTGTGGTAGTCGACGCCGATATGGTAATCATAAGAGGCAGTCATGCTTCCAACTCCCTTGTTGAGATCTTCGAAACCCCAATAAGGTAAGCCGAAAGGCCGGAAGCGTGACTGTCCCTCGATCATCACCTGCATCTCAATGGTCCGTTCTCTCCTGGGACGCGGCTGCTTTCATGCCACCTCCTTGGAAGGTGTGCCGGGGAACCCTGCATGGGCGCCGAATGCCGGCAAACCA harbors:
- a CDS encoding IS110 family transposase; the encoded protein is MTASYDYHIGVDYHKSYSHLVVQDSSGKTLRSGRVKNDRQSLGGFLERYRENSHAVVEATRNWMVMYDWLDDICDDVVLAHPLKVKAIADAKIKTDKIDATVLAHLLRADLVPEAWAPSERARDLRVALRERMFYVRLRTMTKNRIVTVFDRYPEQTAQLKKLGDLFGKAGRVQLAQVNVSEIDRIQIDRGLAFIGDIDVRIKQSEATIRAMTKANANVKLLKTIPGIGEFFARLIDAEIDDVSRFRNPKKLAAYAGLVPSTYSSGGKTFHGKIIKQGNKWLRWAFVEAVTPAIASDAQLHDQYEHLKIRGTNKARVAIARKLLTIAFQILRDQRAYEPRGTSTTEGASTISRLS